Proteins encoded by one window of Brienomyrus brachyistius isolate T26 chromosome 1, BBRACH_0.4, whole genome shotgun sequence:
- the LOC125727208 gene encoding histamine N-methyltransferase-like — translation MTSPMKSLSLDNERFHKCFRISRQVASEHQAMYKFIRENLPGILASTLEGKTTFDVVSLGSGTGEVDLEILSQLRKVLPDVKVDCDMVEPSEPMLEKCKELVSGTPSLDNVNFTWNQMTASEFEKHWRDRQPEKKLDFIHMIQMLYYEANPAATVSFYQSLLNKDGKLLIILNSGECGWSKLWRIYGNELYRRELKLTLTAADIKRYLTAEGISFEAFVLPSTIDVTDCFIPGDENGELLLDWLTSVVDFRHSAPPALKAGVMNLLHSPDCSTEVNGRTLFNCNLEVLVLGQ, via the exons ATGACTTCTCCTATGAAGAGCCTTTCATTAGACAATGAAAGGTTCCACAAGTGCTTCCGGATTTCCCGTCAGGTGGCTTCGGAGCATCAAGCTATGTATAAATTCATTCGTGAGAATCTTCCTGGCATCCTTGCAAG CACTTTGGAGGGCAAGACTACCTTTGATGTTGTTTCACTTGGGAGTGGTACAG GGGAGGTGGACCTGGAGATACTTTCACAGCTGCGTAAGGTTTTACCAGATGTGAAGGTGGACTGTGACATGGTGGAACCCAGTGAGCCGATGCTGGAGAAATGCAAAG AACTTGTGTCAGGAACTCCCAGCTTGGACAATGTAAACTTCACGTGGAATCAGATGACTGCctctgagtttgagaagcactggagagacagacagccagagAAGAAATTAGACTTCATTCATATGATTCAG ATGCTGTATTATGAAGCCAATCCCGCTGCCACTGTCTCGTTTTACCAGAGTCTCTTGAATAAGGATGGAAAGCTTCTCATCATACTTAATTCTG GAGAGTGCGGATGGAGCAAGCTGTGGCGCATTTATGGGAATGAGCTGTATCGCAGAGAATTGAAGCTGACTCTCACTGCGGCAGACATCAAGCGCTACCTCACTGCCGAAGGAATCAGTTTTGAAGCCTTTGTGTTGCCTTCGACAATCGACGTCACAGACTGCTTCATCCCTGGTGATGAGAATGGGGAACTGCTACTGGATTGGCTCACCTCGGTGGTGGACTTCAGACACAGCGCGCCTCCAGCGCTGAAAGCCGGCGTGATGAACCTCCTGCATAGCCCTGACTGCAGCACTGAGGTGAATGGGAGAACTCTATTTAATTGTAATCTGGAGGTTTTGGTTCTAGGCCAATAA